The sequence GCCCCAGGCGCTCTCAGGAGCAGCCGACGTCGGGCGAAGGGATGGTCAGCGAGATGACGAAGTCTGAGGTCCGGCATCCGGAGGTGCATACCGCGGCGGTTTCCTTCACCGGACCGGCTGGGCAGCGGTTCCTCCGCATCTCCCAGTACGCGCAGGGGCTGGTCTACAGCGCGACCGCGTTCCTCTTTCTGGCCGCTGCGGTCGTCATGCTCGGCTACAGCGTGATCGCCTTCTTGGAGACGGTCACCGCTACCACCAGGCAGGAGTTTCCGGTGACCATGGTCACGCTGATCAACGACCTCCTCCTGGTACTCATCATCATGGAGGTGTTGGCGACGGTTTTGTCCTACCTGCGCGATCAGGCGTTCACCCTCCTGCCCTTTCTGTTCATCGCGGCAATCAGCGCCACACGCCGCATCCTGGCGGTGGGCGCGGCTATGAGTGTGGAGCGGCTTGATGCCGAGGAGTTCCGGCAGGCGGTGATCGACCTGGGAGTCAACGCTGGCATCATCGTCGCGCTCACTCTGGCGCTGTTCCTCCTCAGCCGGACCCGTGTCCGAATCGGTCACAACAGCGAGACGGTGGAGACGACCCAGCCCACCCGCGGCGAGTAGCGTTGCCGGTGCTGGCCGGGCGATGGGCCTGACTCGTCCCCGGGGTTGTCTCTCCTCACCATCCACGTAGACCATGCGCGCGATCGTGCGCGTGCCGCAGGACCGGGATGTCGGCCGATAGATGCCGGCCGGTATCCCGGCCGCGCACTCGACCTACGACGTGCGGGTTAGGAGACGATAGGCGAGCGCCACATGGAACTTGGTAGCGGCGATGACGCTGTCGATGCCAATCGACTCGTTGATGTTGTGTGCACCGGAGCGGGAGGGGTCGTCGGTGGGCGCCGACGGGACAAAGCCGTACGTGACGTTCCCGAGCGGTCGCACGAAGCGCGAGTCGGTGAACCCGACCGAGATGCCGGGCACAAAGGCAATGTCGTCGACGCCGATGGCGTCGCGCGTGGCGGCCTCCACGGCCTCCCGAAAGGGGGAGTCGTACGGCGATGCGTTGCTCACCGCCGTCTCGATCACCTCGAAGCTGACCCCGTCGAGCCCCTCCAGGATACCTGCCACCTGGCTCCGGACATACTCGACGTCCTGCCACGGCAGGCTGCGCACATCGCAGATGATGGTGCAGGCCTCGGCCACGCTGTTCGACTTCACCCCGGCCTGAATCATGGTGGCGACCAGCGTCATCCGCGAGGCGGCGCGGAGCATTGAGGCCAGGTTCGGATTCCGCTTCTCCAACTCGGCGAGCACCTGATCGATGTTCTCGTCGGTCACCGGCTCCGTGATGCCCGCAAGGGTGTCCAGGTGCTGGAAGATCTCGGCCCGGGTCGAGACCTCGGGGCGCCAGGCGCGGATGCGGCGGATGACCTCCTCAGCCTTGTAAATGGCGTTGTCGGCCCGCCAGGGCTGAGAGGCGTGCCAGCCCCGGCCACGGATGCGGATATGGATCTCCAGCCGGCCCTTTTCCCCGGTAGAGATCGGGTAGATCAGACGACCGTCGTGCCGCACCGGGCCGCCGCCGCCCTCGTTGACCGCGAAGTCGGCGCGGAGCACGTCGGGGTGGTGCTTGGCCATCCAGCCGAACCCGTAGGCGCCGCCCGCCTCTTCGTCAGCGCAGGTGGCGAAGGTGAGCGTCCCCTTGAGGGGAACACCGGCCCGCTTGAGGAGGATCAACGCCATTGCCTGCGCCGCGACAGTGCCCTTCATGTCGGACGCACCACGACCCCAGATGCGCCCGTCAGCGATCTCCCCGCTGAATGGCGGGTAGGTCCACTGGTCCGGATCTTCGACCGGCACCACGTCGGTGTGCGACATGAAGAGCAGGCGTGGGCCGTTACCGTCACCCAGGGTGGCGACGAGATTGCCGCGGTTCTCCGACGCGGCGTAGATGGTGGCGTCGATTCCGTCCTCGGCCAGTTTGTCGCGGAGGAAGGTGGCGGCGGCCATCTCGTCCCCGCTTTCGGGCGTGCCGAAGTTGACGGTCGGGATACGCACCAGATCCTGAGTGAGGCGGACCACCTCATCCGCCGCGGCGTCGACCAACTCCATGAGCCGGGAGATCTCCGCAGTCATCTCGCTCTTTCCTTTGCTCTCTTGGGGGCGCCGAACCGGCGCCGAACTCATTCCCACCCCTGCGGGTCGCCGCCATGGTAGCCGTGTCCATGCGGCGCCGCAAGGAGTCCGTGCCGGGATCGAGCGATGCGATTCCGGCGAACGTATGAGGGGCCCCTGGGTGGTACAGGCATTGCGAAAGCCCTGGCAGGCCCCGATGCCGGGAGGCTCCGGCACGATGGGCTCTTGGAAGGAGTGGTGATAGATGGTGGAAGAGATGCGCGTCTCCGACGTCATCGTCCCCGAGGTGGATACCATCGGGCCGGACGAGACGGTGCGCACCGCTCGCCGCCGCATGGAAGCGCAAACAATCCGGTCGCTCATCGTGGTG is a genomic window of Sphaerobacter thermophilus DSM 20745 containing:
- a CDS encoding phosphate-starvation-inducible PsiE family protein, whose product is MTKSEVRHPEVHTAAVSFTGPAGQRFLRISQYAQGLVYSATAFLFLAAAVVMLGYSVIAFLETVTATTRQEFPVTMVTLINDLLLVLIIMEVLATVLSYLRDQAFTLLPFLFIAAISATRRILAVGAAMSVERLDAEEFRQAVIDLGVNAGIIVALTLALFLLSRTRVRIGHNSETVETTQPTRGE
- a CDS encoding M20 family metallopeptidase, producing the protein MTAEISRLMELVDAAADEVVRLTQDLVRIPTVNFGTPESGDEMAAATFLRDKLAEDGIDATIYAASENRGNLVATLGDGNGPRLLFMSHTDVVPVEDPDQWTYPPFSGEIADGRIWGRGASDMKGTVAAQAMALILLKRAGVPLKGTLTFATCADEEAGGAYGFGWMAKHHPDVLRADFAVNEGGGGPVRHDGRLIYPISTGEKGRLEIHIRIRGRGWHASQPWRADNAIYKAEEVIRRIRAWRPEVSTRAEIFQHLDTLAGITEPVTDENIDQVLAELEKRNPNLASMLRAASRMTLVATMIQAGVKSNSVAEACTIICDVRSLPWQDVEYVRSQVAGILEGLDGVSFEVIETAVSNASPYDSPFREAVEAATRDAIGVDDIAFVPGISVGFTDSRFVRPLGNVTYGFVPSAPTDDPSRSGAHNINESIGIDSVIAATKFHVALAYRLLTRTS